The proteins below come from a single Saccharophagus degradans 2-40 genomic window:
- a CDS encoding 5-formyltetrahydrofolate cyclo-ligase, translating to MNKDTLRQTMRAKRNALTPSQQAFASEQVATHLAQSSDYQQATHIAFYLACDGELDLTPALKQALADNKACYLPVIAPNRQLRFRRYNEGCSLVTNRYGIAEPSADNPEIQPNRLDLVLAPLVGFDSNFNRLGMGGGFYDSTFRRAPQPLGKRDRRAAVLFGVGHSVQKVAQLEREAWDVTLDGVLTETGLDLR from the coding sequence ATGAATAAAGACACATTAAGGCAAACCATGCGCGCCAAGCGCAACGCGTTAACGCCAAGCCAACAAGCTTTTGCCAGTGAGCAGGTAGCAACACACTTAGCTCAAAGCAGCGACTACCAGCAAGCCACCCACATCGCTTTTTATTTAGCTTGCGATGGCGAATTAGATTTAACCCCTGCCCTCAAGCAAGCCCTTGCAGATAACAAAGCCTGCTACTTACCCGTTATTGCCCCCAACCGCCAGTTGCGTTTTCGCCGCTACAACGAAGGTTGCTCGTTAGTAACAAACCGCTACGGCATTGCCGAACCGAGCGCAGACAACCCAGAAATTCAACCCAACCGCTTAGACCTAGTACTTGCCCCGCTTGTTGGTTTTGACAGTAACTTTAATCGCTTAGGCATGGGTGGCGGGTTTTACGACAGCACCTTTCGCCGCGCGCCGCAGCCTTTAGGCAAGCGCGATAGACGAGCCGCGGTATTATTTGGCGTTGGCCATAGCGTTCAAAAAGTTGCGCAATTAGAAAGGGAAGCGTGGGATGTAACACTGGATGGTGTGCTGACAGAAACAGGGCTGGACCTGCGTTAG
- a CDS encoding UPF0149 family protein: MSNLFDFAFLNDQMLSMGAVNSVSELQGLLCGYLSGKQAKVGPEAVLDTAAWRMLAVEYMELADFDLEEDRLALFDLLLEKTRNALVDTQLGFQPLLPSDDVGIVRRAEELGAWCTGFLHGLGRSGLEGSDAFSTDAADAIKDLAHIAQISAEVDELEENEVYWFELVEYVKVAVLCVYSELAAKAPKPAGDAGLVH, encoded by the coding sequence ATGAGTAACCTTTTTGATTTCGCGTTTTTAAACGACCAAATGTTGTCCATGGGCGCGGTTAACTCCGTGTCCGAATTGCAGGGTTTGCTGTGTGGCTATTTGAGCGGCAAGCAGGCCAAGGTAGGCCCAGAGGCGGTGCTCGACACGGCCGCATGGCGAATGTTGGCGGTGGAGTACATGGAGCTGGCCGATTTTGATTTAGAAGAAGATCGCCTCGCATTATTTGATTTACTATTAGAAAAAACACGCAACGCCTTGGTGGATACGCAGCTTGGTTTTCAACCCTTATTGCCAAGTGATGATGTCGGCATAGTGCGCAGGGCCGAGGAACTAGGCGCGTGGTGCACCGGCTTTTTACACGGTTTGGGCCGCTCGGGGTTAGAGGGCAGCGATGCCTTTAGTACCGATGCCGCCGATGCCATTAAAGATTTAGCCCACATAGCGCAAATAAGTGCCGAAGTGGACGAGCTGGAAGAAAACGAAGTGTATTGGTTTGAATTGGTGGAATACGTAAAAGTAGCCGTGTTATGCGTTTACTCCGAACTTGCCGCCAAAGCGCCAAAACCTGCGGGAGACGCAGGCCTAGTGCATTGA
- a CDS encoding SDR family oxidoreductase, protein MADTKSNKAVLITGGSRGIGRAIAIHAAKASYDIIFSYRTNLDAATSLYDELHALGAKAHGVQADVSTEAGVIRLFQFADEATGRIDSLVNNAGNVAPSSRVDSFSAARVNDLLALNVLGPILCCREAVKRMSTLYGGRGGNIVNISSIAASLGSPGEYVDYAATKAAIDTLTKGLAKEVANEGIRVNAVRPGIIDTDLHANSGDRKRPFKLQSLIPMQKVGTVDDIAQAVLWLLSDEASYITGSLLDVSGGR, encoded by the coding sequence ATGGCAGACACAAAATCAAACAAAGCTGTGCTAATTACCGGGGGCAGTCGCGGCATTGGTCGCGCCATAGCTATACATGCAGCCAAAGCCAGCTACGATATTATTTTTAGCTATCGCACCAATCTTGATGCAGCAACAAGCCTGTACGACGAGCTTCATGCACTAGGTGCCAAAGCCCACGGCGTGCAAGCCGATGTGAGTACCGAAGCGGGAGTAATACGCCTGTTTCAATTTGCTGACGAAGCAACAGGTAGGATCGATTCACTAGTAAACAATGCCGGCAATGTAGCGCCAAGCAGTCGCGTAGATAGCTTTAGCGCAGCGCGAGTGAACGATTTATTAGCCCTTAACGTGCTGGGGCCAATTTTATGTTGCCGCGAAGCCGTTAAGCGCATGTCTACACTGTACGGCGGGCGCGGCGGCAATATTGTTAACATATCATCCATAGCGGCCTCGCTTGGCTCGCCCGGCGAATATGTAGACTACGCGGCAACCAAAGCGGCTATCGATACGCTCACCAAAGGCCTAGCGAAAGAAGTCGCCAACGAAGGCATTCGCGTAAATGCAGTACGCCCCGGGATAATAGATACCGACTTACACGCCAATTCAGGCGATAGAAAACGCCCATTTAAACTACAATCACTTATCCCCATGCAAAAGGTAGGTACGGTGGACGACATTGCGCAAGCAGTGCTGTGGCTGCTTTCCGACGAAGCCAGCTATATTACTGGCAGCCTATTGGATGTTTCTGGTGGCCGTTAA
- a CDS encoding glycosyltransferase family 2 protein, whose product MNYDISIIIPAYNVEQHIQKCLVSIFEQEFNGSVEVIVIDDCSSDNTLAIAESTLCSRPHCKLIRHNTNQGCSSARNSGLDVATGTYITFVDPDDSLPAGALQALYNAAVEHDADIVKGNHFVINSKGACKANQNTLKKKRIFNQAVYTSLLAHKQVRGHVWGKLFKRTAIGNTRFKNGVRMAEDLLFCAEVFAKANALTIIPNNVYTYHLHGTGATGKKFITNAYLDWIESVTACKNFITHKSQLPAFNSLVVRSLLQLAREARAQNTDKKREVLAYLNEKIDSAHVCGKYLLSNAPSDVKTLVRYIKLKRLKRALYTKQSA is encoded by the coding sequence ATGAACTACGATATTTCTATCATTATTCCCGCGTATAACGTGGAGCAACATATTCAAAAATGCTTGGTTAGCATTTTTGAACAAGAATTTAATGGCAGTGTAGAAGTAATCGTTATTGATGACTGTTCAAGCGATAACACCCTTGCCATAGCTGAATCTACACTTTGCAGCCGCCCGCACTGTAAATTAATTCGCCATAACACCAACCAAGGCTGTTCGAGCGCGCGCAATAGTGGGTTGGACGTTGCGACAGGCACCTACATTACCTTTGTAGACCCCGACGACAGCCTGCCAGCAGGGGCACTACAAGCGCTATATAACGCCGCAGTTGAGCACGACGCAGATATCGTGAAGGGCAATCACTTCGTTATCAACAGCAAAGGCGCATGCAAAGCCAATCAAAACACCCTTAAAAAGAAGCGCATTTTTAACCAAGCCGTATACACCTCTTTACTTGCCCACAAACAAGTAAGAGGCCATGTGTGGGGCAAGCTATTTAAACGCACTGCCATAGGCAATACTCGTTTTAAAAATGGCGTAAGAATGGCCGAAGATTTACTTTTTTGCGCAGAGGTATTTGCCAAAGCAAACGCGTTAACAATTATTCCCAATAATGTGTACACCTATCACCTGCACGGCACCGGTGCCACGGGTAAAAAGTTTATCACCAACGCCTATTTAGACTGGATAGAAAGCGTAACAGCCTGTAAAAATTTTATTACCCACAAGAGCCAACTGCCCGCATTTAACTCGCTGGTTGTGCGCTCGTTGTTACAGCTAGCCCGCGAAGCCCGTGCGCAAAATACCGATAAAAAACGGGAAGTGCTGGCATATTTAAATGAAAAAATAGATAGCGCTCATGTGTGCGGTAAATATTTATTGTCGAACGCCCCATCAGACGTTAAAACCCTTGTGCGATACATAAAACTTAAGCGTTTGAAACGAGCCCTATATACCAAGCAAAGTGCTTAA
- a CDS encoding TIGR02449 family protein, with translation MSNIAMEQVEAKLDELIGLCTRLEKENATLRAKEDSWQQERLRLLEKNEIARKRVEAMIERLKKIHTEA, from the coding sequence ATGTCGAACATAGCAATGGAGCAAGTTGAAGCTAAACTCGATGAGTTAATTGGCTTGTGTACGCGCTTAGAAAAAGAGAACGCCACGCTGCGCGCAAAGGAAGACAGCTGGCAGCAGGAGCGTTTGCGCTTACTGGAAAAAAACGAAATCGCGCGCAAGCGCGTAGAAGCCATGATTGAGCGGCTTAAAAAAATTCATACTGAAGCATAA
- a CDS encoding GntR family transcriptional regulator, giving the protein MAIRWNEEQPIFRQLEQHIKSLILDQAIKEGEALPSVRVLAAEFTLNPLTVSKALQELVQQQLIEKRRGLGMFVCEGAKNNLLQVEREKFLQEEWPKIKARIERLGLNTQEILKQGEAKK; this is encoded by the coding sequence ATGGCGATACGTTGGAATGAAGAGCAGCCAATTTTTAGGCAGCTGGAGCAGCACATTAAATCGCTGATATTAGATCAGGCGATTAAAGAGGGGGAGGCGCTGCCATCTGTACGGGTGTTGGCTGCGGAGTTCACTTTAAACCCTCTAACGGTTTCTAAGGCACTGCAGGAGTTAGTGCAGCAACAACTTATTGAGAAAAGGAGAGGCTTGGGTATGTTTGTATGCGAGGGCGCAAAAAATAATTTATTGCAGGTAGAGCGTGAAAAATTTTTGCAGGAGGAGTGGCCAAAAATTAAAGCGCGTATCGAGCGTTTAGGGTTGAACACCCAAGAAATATTAAAACAGGGAGAGGCCAAGAAATGA
- a CDS encoding flavodoxin family protein: MTKVAIVFHSASGTTGLLAQAVAEGVESVTGVKAMPLEIFGKDIVEGRYQNSELIAQLSSAQGVVFGSPTYMGSVSAQFKAFVDATGDLWAKQAWAGKVASGFTIGSNYSGDQLSTIQFLQVFASQHGMLWAGINLAGGYSPKGLNRLGAQSGLIAQSGDGELHQLDCDTAQYLGARVARLARLYKGEM; this comes from the coding sequence ATGACCAAAGTAGCGATTGTTTTTCATTCTGCATCGGGCACAACCGGATTGTTGGCGCAAGCTGTCGCAGAGGGGGTGGAATCTGTTACTGGGGTTAAGGCCATGCCATTGGAAATTTTTGGCAAAGATATCGTTGAAGGCCGCTATCAAAATTCAGAGCTTATTGCCCAGTTATCGAGTGCGCAGGGGGTGGTGTTTGGCTCGCCTACTTATATGGGGTCGGTATCGGCCCAGTTCAAAGCCTTTGTAGATGCCACCGGTGATTTATGGGCTAAGCAAGCGTGGGCGGGCAAAGTGGCCTCGGGGTTTACCATTGGCTCTAACTACAGTGGCGACCAACTTAGCACAATTCAGTTTTTACAGGTGTTTGCCAGTCAACATGGCATGTTGTGGGCTGGTATTAATTTGGCGGGCGGCTATTCGCCTAAGGGCTTAAACCGGCTTGGGGCACAATCTGGCTTAATTGCCCAAAGTGGTGATGGTGAGCTGCACCAGTTAGATTGCGATACCGCGCAATACCTTGGCGCGCGCGTAGCGCGGTTGGCGCGTCTGTATAAGGGCGAAATGTAA
- a CDS encoding cell division protein ZapA, giving the protein MTDSNRVYVNILDKDYQIACPAEERDALHRAAEELDERMRAIRNTGSIIGLERIAVMAALNLCHELQQQRKNTAKPNDAESISRMMQKIDKVLTSHE; this is encoded by the coding sequence GTGACGGATAGCAATCGAGTTTACGTAAACATACTGGATAAGGATTACCAGATTGCCTGCCCCGCCGAAGAGCGAGATGCACTGCACCGCGCTGCAGAGGAGCTGGACGAACGCATGCGCGCCATTCGCAATACAGGCAGTATTATTGGCTTAGAACGCATCGCGGTGATGGCAGCTTTAAACCTGTGCCACGAACTGCAACAACAGCGCAAAAATACAGCTAAGCCGAATGATGCCGAATCTATTTCGCGCATGATGCAAAAAATAGATAAAGTACTCACTTCGCACGAATAG
- a CDS encoding ABC transporter ATP-binding protein — protein MITFKNVSKAYKNHHALSDINFAVQPGSIVGLFGPNGAGKTTLINALLGMIKVEGDIEVLGLEPFSQRHKLMESVAYIADVATLPRWITAEKVVELFEGVYPKFNREKALRLIATTSVPLNKAVKHLSKGMIAQLHLSCILAIEVPLLVLDEPTLGLDILYRKQFYDMLITEFYDDDRCIIVTSHQIDELEQILNNVVILSQGKMVLHETMDNIAEKYVAVKVDDSNLEAARKLNPLTESKGLGRTTCIYHGHSHETLAPYGPLSIPSLSDIFVATV, from the coding sequence ATGATTACCTTTAAAAACGTATCCAAAGCCTATAAAAATCATCACGCGCTAAGCGACATTAATTTTGCTGTGCAGCCAGGCTCCATAGTTGGGTTGTTTGGCCCTAACGGCGCGGGTAAAACCACACTTATTAATGCGTTATTAGGCATGATTAAAGTGGAGGGCGACATTGAGGTGCTTGGGTTAGAGCCGTTTAGCCAGCGCCATAAACTAATGGAAAGCGTTGCTTATATTGCCGACGTGGCTACCTTACCGCGTTGGATAACAGCAGAAAAAGTGGTAGAGCTTTTTGAAGGCGTTTACCCTAAGTTTAATCGCGAAAAAGCGTTGCGTTTAATTGCAACTACAAGCGTGCCTTTAAATAAGGCGGTTAAGCATTTGTCTAAGGGAATGATCGCGCAGTTGCATTTGTCGTGCATTTTGGCAATAGAGGTGCCGTTATTGGTGCTAGATGAGCCTACGCTTGGGTTAGATATTCTTTATCGCAAGCAGTTTTACGACATGCTAATTACCGAATTCTACGATGATGATCGCTGCATTATTGTCACGTCGCATCAAATTGATGAGTTGGAGCAGATATTAAATAACGTGGTAATTCTAAGCCAAGGCAAGATGGTGCTGCACGAAACGATGGATAACATTGCTGAAAAATATGTGGCAGTAAAAGTGGACGACAGCAATTTGGAAGCGGCGCGTAAACTCAACCCGCTAACCGAAAGCAAAGGTTTAGGTCGCACTACCTGTATTTATCATGGCCATAGTCACGAGACACTAGCGCCCTACGGGCCGCTAAGTATTCCCAGTTTAAGCGATATTTTTGTAGCTACGGTATAG